The following coding sequences are from one Manis pentadactyla isolate mManPen7 chromosome 13, mManPen7.hap1, whole genome shotgun sequence window:
- the KCNJ5 gene encoding G protein-activated inward rectifier potassium channel 4 isoform X2 — protein MAGDSRNTMNQDMEIGVTPRDPKKVPKQARDCIPIATDRTHLLVEGKKPRQRYMEKSGKCNVHHGNVQETYRYLSDLFTTLVDLKWRFNLLVFTMVYTITWLFFGFIWWLIAYVRGDLDHVGDREWIPCVENLSGFVSAFLFSIETETTIGYGYRVITEKCPEGIILLLVQAILGSIVNAFMVGCMFVKISQPKKRAETLMFSNNAVISMRDEKLCLMFRVGDLRNSHIVEASIRAKLIKSRQTKEGEFIPLNQTDINVGFDTGDDRLFLVSPLIISHEINEKSPFWEMSRAQLGQEEFEIVVILEGMVEATGMTCQARSSYMDTEVLWGHRFTPVLTLEKGFYEVDYNTFHDTYETNTPSCCAKELAERKQEGRPLQYLPSPPLPGGCAEAELAVEAEQQGEDEPVGLHGSQETRGSV, from the exons ATGGCTGGTGATTCTAGGAATACTATGAACCAGGATATGGAGATTGGAGTCACTCCCAGGGACCCTAAGAAGGTTCCCAAACAGGCCCGTGATTGCATCCCCATTGCCACGGACCGCACTCACCTGCTGGTGGAAGGCAAGAAGCCCCGCCAGCGCTACATGGAGAAGAGCGGCAAGTGCAACGTCCACCACGGCAACGTCCAGGAGACCTACCGGTACCTGAGCGACCTCTTCACCACCCTCGTGGACCTCAAGTGGCGCTTCAACCTGCTCGTCTTCACCATGGTGTACACCATCACTTGGCTGTTCTTTGGTTTCATTTGGTGGCTCATTGCTTACGTCCGGGGTGACCTGGACCACGTTGGTGACCGAGAGTGGATTCCTTGCGTCGAGAACCTCAGTGGCTTTGTGTCAGCCTTCCTGTTCTCCATTGAGACAGAAACCACCATTGGGTATGGCTATCGGGTGATCACAGAGAAGTGCCCAGAGGGCATCATACTCCTCTTGGTGCAGGCCATCCTGGGCTCCATCGTCAATGCCTTCATGGTGGGGTGTATGTTTGTCAAGATCAGCCAGCCGAAGAAGAGAGCGGAGACCCTCATGTTTTCCAACAATGCGGTCATCTCCATGCGGGACGAGAAGCTCTGCCTCATGTTCCGGGTGGGGGACCTCCGCAACTCCCACATCGTGGAGGCCTCCATCCGCGCCAAGCTCATCAAGTCCCGGCAGACCAAAGAAGGGGAGTTCATACCCCTGAACCAGACTGACATTAATGTGGGCTTCGACACCGGGGACGACCGGCTCTTCCTCGTGTCCCCACTCATCATCTCCCACGAGATCAACGAGAAGAGCCCTTTCTGGGAGATGTCTCGGGCCCAGCTGGGTCAGGAGGAGTTTGAGATCGTGGTCATTCTCGAAGGGATGGTGGAGGCAACAG GCATGACTTGCCAAGCACGGAGCTCCTACATGGATACAGAGGTGCTCTGGGGCCACCGATTCACACCAGTTCTCACCTTGGAAAAGGGGTTCTATGAGGTGGACTACAACACCTTCCATGACACCTACGAGACCAACACACCCAGCTGCTGTGCCAAGGAGCTGGCAGAAAGGAAGCAGGAAGGCCGGCCCCTCCAGTACCTCCCCAGCCCCCCACTGCCAGGAGGCTGTGCTGAAGCAGAGCTGGCTGTGGAGGCTGAGCAGCAAGGAGAGGATGAGCCTGTGGGCTTACATGGGTCCCAGGAGACCAGGGGCTCAGTGTGA
- the KCNJ5 gene encoding G protein-activated inward rectifier potassium channel 4 isoform X1: MFFLTQLTPAMAGDSRNTMNQDMEIGVTPRDPKKVPKQARDCIPIATDRTHLLVEGKKPRQRYMEKSGKCNVHHGNVQETYRYLSDLFTTLVDLKWRFNLLVFTMVYTITWLFFGFIWWLIAYVRGDLDHVGDREWIPCVENLSGFVSAFLFSIETETTIGYGYRVITEKCPEGIILLLVQAILGSIVNAFMVGCMFVKISQPKKRAETLMFSNNAVISMRDEKLCLMFRVGDLRNSHIVEASIRAKLIKSRQTKEGEFIPLNQTDINVGFDTGDDRLFLVSPLIISHEINEKSPFWEMSRAQLGQEEFEIVVILEGMVEATGMTCQARSSYMDTEVLWGHRFTPVLTLEKGFYEVDYNTFHDTYETNTPSCCAKELAERKQEGRPLQYLPSPPLPGGCAEAELAVEAEQQGEDEPVGLHGSQETRGSV, from the exons ATGTTTTTTTTAACTCAACTTACCCCAGCTATGGCTGGTGATTCTAGGAATACTATGAACCAGGATATGGAGATTGGAGTCACTCCCAGGGACCCTAAGAAGGTTCCCAAACAGGCCCGTGATTGCATCCCCATTGCCACGGACCGCACTCACCTGCTGGTGGAAGGCAAGAAGCCCCGCCAGCGCTACATGGAGAAGAGCGGCAAGTGCAACGTCCACCACGGCAACGTCCAGGAGACCTACCGGTACCTGAGCGACCTCTTCACCACCCTCGTGGACCTCAAGTGGCGCTTCAACCTGCTCGTCTTCACCATGGTGTACACCATCACTTGGCTGTTCTTTGGTTTCATTTGGTGGCTCATTGCTTACGTCCGGGGTGACCTGGACCACGTTGGTGACCGAGAGTGGATTCCTTGCGTCGAGAACCTCAGTGGCTTTGTGTCAGCCTTCCTGTTCTCCATTGAGACAGAAACCACCATTGGGTATGGCTATCGGGTGATCACAGAGAAGTGCCCAGAGGGCATCATACTCCTCTTGGTGCAGGCCATCCTGGGCTCCATCGTCAATGCCTTCATGGTGGGGTGTATGTTTGTCAAGATCAGCCAGCCGAAGAAGAGAGCGGAGACCCTCATGTTTTCCAACAATGCGGTCATCTCCATGCGGGACGAGAAGCTCTGCCTCATGTTCCGGGTGGGGGACCTCCGCAACTCCCACATCGTGGAGGCCTCCATCCGCGCCAAGCTCATCAAGTCCCGGCAGACCAAAGAAGGGGAGTTCATACCCCTGAACCAGACTGACATTAATGTGGGCTTCGACACCGGGGACGACCGGCTCTTCCTCGTGTCCCCACTCATCATCTCCCACGAGATCAACGAGAAGAGCCCTTTCTGGGAGATGTCTCGGGCCCAGCTGGGTCAGGAGGAGTTTGAGATCGTGGTCATTCTCGAAGGGATGGTGGAGGCAACAG GCATGACTTGCCAAGCACGGAGCTCCTACATGGATACAGAGGTGCTCTGGGGCCACCGATTCACACCAGTTCTCACCTTGGAAAAGGGGTTCTATGAGGTGGACTACAACACCTTCCATGACACCTACGAGACCAACACACCCAGCTGCTGTGCCAAGGAGCTGGCAGAAAGGAAGCAGGAAGGCCGGCCCCTCCAGTACCTCCCCAGCCCCCCACTGCCAGGAGGCTGTGCTGAAGCAGAGCTGGCTGTGGAGGCTGAGCAGCAAGGAGAGGATGAGCCTGTGGGCTTACATGGGTCCCAGGAGACCAGGGGCTCAGTGTGA